A genomic window from Ruminiclostridium cellulolyticum H10 includes:
- a CDS encoding DUF4231 domain-containing protein — protein MNDKNRFYAKNYLYRNLNYYDKKAASNKKLYNLFVILDIVISAFIPFTALFNDVFFQTKYIVALMGSFITILSAFKTSFGLHKKWVEYRTTAEILEYHKRLYLTESTPYNKSNKHELLISNVNSIVEKENRTWRSAELSIKKPTRN, from the coding sequence ATGAATGACAAAAACAGATTTTACGCTAAAAATTACTTATACAGAAACCTTAATTATTACGATAAAAAGGCAGCCTCCAACAAAAAGCTGTACAACCTTTTTGTCATACTGGACATAGTTATTTCAGCCTTTATACCTTTTACAGCCTTATTTAATGATGTGTTTTTTCAGACCAAATATATTGTAGCCCTGATGGGTTCATTTATTACTATTTTGTCTGCTTTTAAGACAAGTTTCGGTTTGCACAAGAAGTGGGTTGAATACCGTACAACGGCTGAAATTCTGGAATACCATAAACGTCTTTACTTAACCGAATCAACTCCCTATAACAAGTCAAACAAACATGAATTGCTTATTTCAAATGTCAATTCTATTGTTGAAAAGGAGAACCGGACGTGGAGGTCTGCTGAGCTTAGTATAAAAAAGCCCACCAGAAACTAA